aaagagtccaatacggtggaggcagtgtacatgtatgggctggcatatcttcagaaggttgcacagagctagtagccatagaaaatagcaccctcactgggcaaagatatgctcaagagattctcgatgagtatgcagggccatatttagcaaatatgggtgatggatcgatgctgatgcatgataatgcccggccacacacggctcatatcgtacaagagtatattcaggaggtcggtatcagcgtcaTGGCTTGgtcatcaagaagtcctgatctcaacccgattgacacgcctgggatgagtttgggaggctagtcagaaatcgcagaccaccacctactaccctcagggcactaaagcaggccctggtagaagaatgggagaatattccccaacattggctccgaaacctagtgttcagtatgccaaaccggctcgaagctgtaatcagagctcgaggaggcaatactagttattaaaacttaaataacatgtaatacattttagttgaatttttttacactaaactaaaatgtctattttcattgttttatcttttttaagttaaaaatgttactaatgtataattttagtttctaagaattaaagcctataaaatttgcaacaaaacctttttaatcttaaatctctaccttctatagttaagaaaaaaaaataatttgaaaagtgtgatacttacttttgcaggccagtgtatttattGTCtggtacatacataatataaaatgtttaaaatattgatcTTTATCATTCCTTCCGAATTATTTTAACCTCGTTGTCATAAAAAGTCTTATTTGTTCGTTAAACACTTTTACGTATCTTATTGCAGTACTGACAATTGCCAATAATGTAAGGGACGAATTTCTCCATTCCTAGTTTTATTTGGGTTTGGTCCTTTAGTGCATCGGCTATTTTCAACCGGCTTCAAAATGGAGTttcttaattataacaaaatatggaaAATTTCATTATTTCCATATAACATACATCTACCTACAACAGGAATGTACGGAATTgactaataaaatacatttaggGTTTTCAAAGCAAAGTTTACATTGAAATGAAATACTTACATTGAAAATTAAGATTGGctgatatattatgtaacataattttaaagttttaattactAGTGTAttatagctaaaatatttattaaatattatataatgatgaTAAAATGATCTTATACTATGTAAAGTACCTTTATCTTACAGGCAGCGTGTACAGATTGGTACAATAACTACAGCACTAGTTACGTACTCTatagtttttatgtttatttttttatcattcacACTAAGTCAAAATATTTGAGAATTTTTGTTGTATCACTTTACATGTATTGTATGAaagctgttattattattattattagtaacaaGAGTGGCAATCACTTTATTGCCACTTCTTTTCAATAAACCTCAACGTGTGTGGTAAATGTATCCTTTAGTGTATGTACCTTTACCGAAATGAATAAATgattgtttttgattttaataaaactttacgTTCTTTTCGCCTGTGTAGACTTTATCTTATAAACTGCAAAAATTTGAAGATGCTCCAAATTAAAATGATTctcatacaaaattaaaaatacttcataATGTGCGGTGACAGCTTTCAAATACCAGCaagttattttgtttaattatcaTGATGTGGGCGACTTAGTGTTTCTATGACTTCTAATGTGTAGCGAGGTTGCGTGTTGTCTTACAGACGGGTCTCGTCCGTGGGCGGCGAGGGTGTGGGCGCCTCCAAGGGCCACTCCGACAAGGACATCAGGTTCCTGCAGCGGATGGCCACCTCGAGGGACGTGAGTACAGCAGCTCTGCTTGGGAcacacatttttaattatttatttttttgttaaattatttaaatatttctgttgttttattgaattggttaaaataactatttatatttagatataatatatatacttacctTGTCATTATTTCTCCTAATAATAACATACCATTAGGATTGTCGAAGATCTTGTACAGACTCTTCTAATATCACGGGTTCTCCGTCCTCAGAGTGACAGTGAGGGGGCGGGCCGGTCCCTCAGTGCGGAGGCCCTGGCGGCGCAGGTGGCTCGCTTCAAGAGACTCTCCTTGAGGAAGCTGCGGGCGTGGCGATCCTGAGTGTGGCAGGTTGGTGTCCTGGTTCTGTGGGATCCTGTGCTCCAATTCTTCCTTCCTGCTGTCAAACGCCAATATCGCACCAATGAATCCTCACCATTTGATGTGTTGCTCCTCCAAGTGTGGTCACCATGGacccttgcgcggtgtttctgTTGACACGAACACCTCAACTTAGACAAAGTTCGTACAGGAGTCTGGTATGATTCCTCTTGTACTGCTCAGAGTGCGGTCGATCATCGCCGTCCTCTTATCCATAAAATACTAGATTGTGTTGTAGATTATCTCAACATTTTTAAATGCACAATTCACGTCATACGAAAAGaaagccaaattcaaattcaaatatttttattcaaaataggatgtgaaatcacttattgaaagtcaaaaaaaattaccaccaatgggtggtaatttttttttggaatgccaaaatgaatgcctcagacctgagaagaatgggcgcaacaaacacagTGGGCTTttcttttcatcaaaaatatgttttacaattaaagtaacattaacaaagtaacattgtacaagtaaacttattatttaatagcctgagggcggtcgctccattcccagtctgtggtatcattaagaaagtcatttatattatagtaacctttaccgtTGCGCGTGGTGGATGTGAGGAGTGGTAACATTGACGTAgtgttaaaaattgaaataaaaagaaatactgcatatacatgagtaaattaagtttaaaagtATAGTTTCCacccaaataaaatatatgtattgttAGAAAAACTTgataatagataaataaagttCAAAGTGAAATTAAAGTTTAGTGTTGTTGTGCTCGGAGCTATTGCGTCATCCTTCAAACGTTGAGCTACTTGTTGTAATATAACTACCTAAAGTTACActagaccagtgccgaagcctttgcaaatgataaaaagtgaaacaaaataatagtaggatgaaacccattggaaaaggacgagaatataacaaaaattaagggaaaaataaattacgggcgatctgaggtcgggaagtggaaaagggtaAAAAAAccgtttatctcgatttccggcaaaactacaagtcctatggcaaaaagttaactggcaaagttgtaggtaatacagagatctacaacttttgtaattacacttttttcacataacctcaaaattttaggtgaaaaattcaaaaaaccaagtttttgggtttttatttatatcttattcaaaaaaaatatatttctacgaaatttggtgaaaacttaccttattgtcccaaatacactgtaatttatttgatttaaaatattaattttttcgccttattttaacttaatatcaaaaaagcaccctaattttcaatcgtaaattctgacgtcaaaatatcagcttttttcaaaaagtttgggggcTCTTTGTTCATTAAAATATCTACTTTCTCATGGTGAGAGTctctcaaaaaaatatatatattacaattgtaaatgttcggaaaatttaagtccaacaaaaggcatttcataaaaaattcacACCTGTTAAtaagtagcagcaaaaatatggatggaaaccccccccccccccccctttttccacttcccgacctcagatcgcccgtaatttatttttcccttaatttttgttatattctcgtcctcttccaatgggtttcatcctactgtatttttttttggtttcaaaaattatcgaccctggtctacaCTGCCGACAGCTGATTGAGGAATTGACTGAAGGATTATAAGGgcagtattttgtttttgtaatgaaaacaatataatatattatttaattaagtatctATATATCCTACTGCGGTGTGTTCGGTTTCAAGTAAGCGTTACTCtctgttaaagttaatttaaaattatcctAGTTGTTAAATCTATATTACCTTAGTCTTAAAAAGTAGATAACTGTCCGTACTTCAATAACCAGCAgcaaattacacaaatttaaagTGAATCTTGAATTAATACTGTGAAATCAAAACTTCTAGTGGTTCCAGCGTCACCATTAAATGTCTTAGATTAGTGACAAATCAAAGCAAAACTAACACTTATACACCATAACACGGAACTACAATTCACGGATTTTAAGGATTAACTAAataaaatcgtaattttgtgctaTAATAATTAACTAAGTGAATATGTGTTcgtgaaaaataaatacagttgTGAAGGTACTTTTAGGCTAAGTTCATATGGCCGCGCGGTACCGCGCGGAACTACGAACCGCGCGGCACAAGATCAATATAAACGATAATTATCGTCTACATTACCGCGCGGTACCGCACGCCAACGCGCGGCGCGCTCTGACCCGCGCGCAAGATCTAGAACCGCGCGCTGCCGCGCGGCCCAAGTATTTCAAACCTGTATCGACCTGTTCAGTTGATCCGCGCGCCTTGAGACGGAAAGACACATAGATCGATGCAATGAGTACCGAAGATGACATTGTGCCTATCGATTTGCTTATCGACGAAATCGAAAAAAGAGATGCGATTTGGAATCTTAACTCTAaggattattcaaataaaatattaaaaagaaggtCTTGGGAAGaactagttttaattttttgcaaaAATGATGATTccgaagaaaaaaagaaaaatttgggtaagttgttttttaattagttttatttatttaaaataagttttataaaatcatcacCTATTACACCATTTTATCTTGCCAATCTAATTTACCTtcagtaacaaaataatttgtgaattTAGTTCGAATATTATCTACTTCATGGATTGCTCGTCCACTGTTAGTTGGATTCACATTAGGTAATGGCGCTGGATTGATCATATCATCCTGATTTATACCATCTCTCATCCTTACCAAGTTATGTAAAACACAAATAGCTTTGACGATATCAACAGCAAAATCTATCTTCACGTCTATTGGCCGGTGTAAGATACGCCACTTGTTACACATTATGCCAAATGTACATTCGACATACCTTCGTGCTAAAGAAAGGcggtagttaaatatttttttttcttttgacaacATTTTACCACCATAGGGTCTCATCAAATTTTTAGTCATAGCGAAAGCCTCGTCAGCTACAATTACGTATGGTAGTTTAAATGCATCGCTCTCATTATTTGTGATAGATCTAGGCTCTGGTAAGTTCAACGAATTTTCTGAGAGTTTTTTGAATAATGACGTTTCCTTGAAAACACCCGAATCACTGTCTTTTCCGTAAGCTCCAACGTCTATCCATATGAAGCAATAGTTAGCATCACATAAAGCCATTAAaactaatgagaaaaagtgtttataattgtaatacatTGATCCTGATTCTGGTGGCTGTATTAAACGAACGTGTTTGCCGTCCAACGCTCCAACACAATTTGGAAAATATgctttattttcaaattgtataGATATTTGTGTCCAGATTTCTTTTGTTGGTGGACTCATGaccaaagtttttaaatttctccAAAAAACTTGGCACACTTGCTTAATTATACCCGATATCGTAGACTTGCCAATTTTATAACCATATTGTAACTCTGCAAATGAAGAACCAGTTGCTAGGTACCTGtaacataatagttatttaagaTACACGTGCATAAAGTAGATCTTTACCGAATAAGTGCTACAGTGAAAACACAAGCATAGCGAGTGTTTACAGTGTGGCACGCGAGCATAAAGTGCATATGCTCACGTGCCACGATAAATATTCCATTTCTATTCCTACTCCTATTCCTCGTCAAATTCCTATTCCCATACCTATTCCTACCCCTACTTACTCCTATTCCTActcctattcctattcctaattctatgtctatgtctatttCTTTTAAGGAAATCTTTACTGAATAAGTGCTACAAAGAAAACACATTCATAGCGAGTGTTTACAGTGTGGCACGTGAGCCTAAAGTGCACAAAGTACAATTTGCATAAAGTACGAGTAGGTCATAAGGACTCTTTATGCACCCGTATCGTACAACATTTTTCAATAGTTTTGCAatgaaaactaataattaattatttactttctaGGAtcgattttgcaaaaaaaatggaaaaatttacGAGATGCCTATGTAAAAGAacttaagaaaacaaaacatttgaagTCTGGTTCCTCAGCATCAACACCATCTTCATTTTCGTATTTCCAAAGATTGTCATTTCTTAAACAAGTTGTCCAGAAACGAAAAACTGACAACAGCCTTGATGTTGCGGAAGTTACAGAGAATCCTGATTTGGATAGTGCAGTTAACAGCAGCGGCGTTCAAGCTTCAACAGAAAATGTGCCCCGGAAAAAATTCAAACTTCACCCTGCCGATGAACATTTTGCAAATCTTTTACAACAAAGCATAAATACTCGAAATAATAATGCAGCAGAAAAGAAAGATGACGAtgaagataaattattttgtctttCATTGGTTAgggaaataaaaaaagttcCTGAAAACCGGCGTTTAAAactgaaaattgaaatttataatttattagaacGATACCAAGCTACACGAGCACAGCCACTTGAAGATTTTAACTACCCGTCTACTTCATATAGCTCACAACGACCACCCAGAAACTATCATGCTTCATTTCAAAGTTCTCAATATAGCAACCCAATGCAGTACTCTGATAGAGAATCAACACAATATGGCTATACAACTAGTTCATACACTTCACCTCCCACAAGTTCATCGCAAGCAACATCACCCCCGGGTGATGTTACTTGTGACCCGTCATACGAAGATTCTCAAGAATTAGATCTGTTCAATTAAACTAAAAGTTAATTTGCCAAGAAGCCTCGctcataatttcttattttttataatttttactgtgATTATGATTAATAAACAGTTAACTTACCGCAATGTTACAATGAGTTTTTCTTTTGGTGATATGCAATATCTTACAGCATTTTCACtggattttaaatcattttcaatGAAATCGTATAAAAAATCAAAGGTTGCAACTGACATacggaaataattaaaaaaaatttcttcaTGTAACCTCAACTTAGGGTATAAGGTGACAAACAGGCTTGAAGAAAGTCTGTCACTTAATATTGGATGCACCCAGTATCGCCTTTGTCGTCTTCTGCGACGTCTCAGTCTTCTATATAAAATCCACAAGCAAATTGCCTCCTCCACGTCCATTGTATATCAATGTTAATGCCAGACTGGCGCTCGTATATACCCTGTCATGTGAACTCTCACATCGCGCGTCGGCGCGCGGTGCCGCGCGGCCATATGAACTTAGCTTTAAACTGGACAAACTTAAGTGCAATCGTGCTCATAACGTTTGGTATTTGAAAGGCATCACTTCATATATTTCGATTTATTACGTAAATACAGTATGCCCTAGTGGTAATGAGAACGGATTTGAGCATCGGCTATTCCGGTTCTAATCCAaactgatataatattattttatttattttcattttactatgttaaaaaatatattattaccacTTCCTTTAGTATACTCTAAAGCAAAATTTTAGTAATATCATACCACTTCATTCATTTATAACCCCTGTAAAAATTTTAACCGcaaaaacaattacaatattgATATGAAAGACCTGCAGGATTTATtcgaacaaataaaaaatgaaatgcaACATCAAACTGAACGGATAGTATCGCAAATGGATACAAAATTGGCCTCATTAATGGTTCATATTGAAGAGTTAAAGACAAAACCTAAAAGAAAAGAGAAAATATATGGAGAaccaaaatagaaaaaaaacatattattttacacGGACTTAAAGAGAATGAACGATCAACTGTTAATCTTTTGGAAATAGCAgtagaaaaactaaaaaaacgaattaaatataaacttgaGTAACAGTGATATTGACTACATTTACAGCCTAGGAAAGAAAGAGGTAGAAGAACACAGAAAAATAAGGCCAGTACTCATTTCACTAACGAACAGATGGATGAAatacgaaataataaaatacaagaaGAAACTTAAAGACATTTATGTCAGCGATGATTACTCTAAGGAAGTTATTGAAAAGAGAAAAGCACTAAAAATAAAGATGATGGAAGAAAGAAGCAAAGGAAACTTTGCAATTATCAAATTTGATAAACTCATAGTTAAGAAAGTACTTCCTCAGAAAACTACCCAACGACATAAAATAAAGCCATCTTCACCTCTAAGCCAAATACACAAACAGACTAATAGCTCAAACAAAGTGAATAGAAAAAACGCGTTTGATGTGATGAGAGAAAGAAGCAGCACTTTATCATCGTTAACGCTAATCATGACCAGAGATAAAAACACAGCATAGGAAATAATCATCAGCCACCGCAATAAACCGCAAAGAATAAACAagcaaaaacacaataataattataaggaaAATAAGAAACCAATCCTCAA
The sequence above is a segment of the Leptidea sinapis chromosome 29, ilLepSina1.1, whole genome shotgun sequence genome. Coding sequences within it:
- the LOC126973270 gene encoding uncharacterized protein LOC126973270, whose protein sequence is MSTEDDIVPIDLLIDEIEKRDAIWNLNSKDYSNKILKRRSWEELVLIFCKNDDSEEKKKNLGSILQKKWKNLRDAYVKELKKTKHLKSGSSASTPSSFSYFQRLSFLKQVVQKRKTDNSLDVAEVTENPDLDSAVNSSGVQASTENVPRKKFKLHPADEHFANLLQQSINTRNNNAAEKKDDDEDKLFCLSLVREIKKVPENRRLKLKIEIYNLLERYQATRAQPLEDFNYPSTSYSSQRPPRNYHASFQSSQYSNPMQYSDRESTQYGYTTSSYTSPPTSSSQATSPPGDVTCDPSYEDSQELDLFN
- the LOC126973255 gene encoding uncharacterized protein LOC126973255; amino-acid sequence: MDVEEAICLWILYRRLRRRRRRQRRYWVHPILSDRLSSSLFVTLYPKLRLHEEIFFNYFRMSVATFDFLYDFIENDLKSSENAVRYCISPKEKLIVTLRYLATGSSFAELQYGYKIGKSTISGIIKQVCQVFWRNLKTLVMSPPTKEIWTQISIQFENKAYFPNCVGALDGKHVRLIQPPESGSMYYNYKHFFSLVLMALCDANYCFIWIDVGAYGKDSDSGVFKETSLFKKLSENSLNLPEPRSITNNESDAFKLPYVIVADEAFAMTKNLMRPYGGKMLSKEKKIFNYRLSLARRYVECTFGIMCNKWRILHRPIDVKIDFAVDIVKAICVLHNLVRMRDGINQDDMINPAPLPNVNPTNSGRAIHEVDNIRTKFTNYFVTEGKLDWQDKMV